The Natrinema amylolyticum genome includes the window CTGAACATCTCGGGCTACGGCCGGACGGGTCCCTACAGCGACCGGAAGGCCTACGATATGGTCATGCAAGGCGAGACCGGCCTGATCCTGATGAACGGCTCGCCGGACGCGCCGGCGAAGATCCCGCTGAGCGTCTGCGACATCAACGCGGCGACCTACGGCACGATCTCCGCGCTGCTCGCGCTCTTCCACCGCGAGCGGACCGGCGAGGGCCAGGACCTCGACGTCACGATGTTCGGCGGGATGCTCTCGTGGCTCGGCTACTTCCCCCAGAAGTACTGGCACAACGACGAACTCCCCGAGCGAATCGGGATGCGCCACCACCTGCTGACCCCCTACGGGCCCCACGAGACGGCCGACGATCGGTACGTCAACTTCGCCGTCCTCAGCGAGGCCCACTGGGAACTGCTCTGCGAGGCCGTCCTCGAGCGACCCGACCTCCTCGCGGACGAGCGCTTCGAGACGAACGAAAAGCGCGTCGAAAACCGCGAGACGCTCGAGCCGATGCTCGAGGATCTCATCGCCCAAAAACCGCGCGACTACTGGGCCGACCGCTTGACCGAAGCCGGCATTCCGTGGGGGGACGTCAACCGGCTCGACGAGGTGCTCGATCACCCCCAGACCGAGCACTTAGACCTCGTGAAGGAACTCGAGACCGAGGCGGGTCCGGTGCCCTACGTCGATACCCCGATCGACGCCAGCGAGCTCGAGTTCGCCGCCGAGCCGATGCCGGACCTGGGCGAACACACCGACGACGTGCTCGAGGCGCTGGGCTACTCGAGCGAGGAGCGCGAAGCATTGCGCGAGTCCGACGTGATCTGAATCGGCGAGCGCGATACCCGAGCGATTCGCGCCGCCGGCCGCGAGAGACGTCGTTCGGGGCGGGGTGCGTTACAGCGGGATGGCTGCGACCTCTTCCGAACCGCACGACGGGCACGCGCGATCCCGTCTCGAGAGCGTCGTTCCACACCGGCGGCACTCGTAGTGGACGGCCGTTCGCTCGGTCGATTCGCGACCGATCCCGATTTTGTCGAGGAGTTCATCGAAGACAGACATTCGTTACTTCGAATGAATTCTGTCGATCCGCCCGGCAAATACTTTGTGCATATTTATTGTACTTATCGTTCTAGAACTAGACATTTGTCTTTTTAATC containing:
- a CDS encoding CaiB/BaiF CoA transferase family protein, translating into MLALDDITVLSLESGISAPLCTRMLGDFGAEVIKVERPDVGDVNRHWDSVVDGDSSAHVWVDRNKLSIELNLKSDEGLEIFHELAEEADIVVQNYSPGVVERLGVGYEDVAESNDDVIYLNISGYGRTGPYSDRKAYDMVMQGETGLILMNGSPDAPAKIPLSVCDINAATYGTISALLALFHRERTGEGQDLDVTMFGGMLSWLGYFPQKYWHNDELPERIGMRHHLLTPYGPHETADDRYVNFAVLSEAHWELLCEAVLERPDLLADERFETNEKRVENRETLEPMLEDLIAQKPRDYWADRLTEAGIPWGDVNRLDEVLDHPQTEHLDLVKELETEAGPVPYVDTPIDASELEFAAEPMPDLGEHTDDVLEALGYSSEEREALRESDVI